The following nucleotide sequence is from Rubrobacter radiotolerans DSM 5868.
GAAAGTACCGGCGGGAGATAAAGCAGACTCTCACGGGCTAGGCCACTCCTTCTTTCTCCAGAAGACGTTCCTTCTCCCGCAGGTAGCTGAGGGCGGTCGGGATCGCCTCGTGCGCCCGGTGAGACTCCCGTGAGAGCTCGACGCACACGAGCCCCCGGAAACCGACCTCGCGCAGAGCGCCGAGAACTCCGGCGGTGTCCATCTCCCCCTCGCCGAACGGGAGGTGCTCATGGACGCCCCGGCGCATGTCTTCGATCGAGACCGTCCCGATCCTCTCCCCGAACTCCCGGACCGCCGCCTCGGGCTCGCGTTCCCCGGTAACGAGGCAGTGCCCGGTGTCGAGGGCGAGCTTAAGCTCCGGGACCTCTCGCGCAAGGTCGGCGAAGTCGTCGAGCGTCTCGACGAGCATCCCGGGCTCGGGCTCGAAGGAGACGGCGACGCCAAGCTCCGCCGCGAACTCCGCGTAGCGGCAAAGCCCTTCGAGGAGCCACGAGCGAGCGTCCTTTCGTCCGACCCCGGGACGCGGGACGCCGGACCAGAAAGAGACCGTCTCGGCCCCGGTCGCGGCGGCGACCTCGGCGGCGCGGGTGAGGAAGTCGAGGCGGCGGGAGCGGTCCTTGGCCTCGGGGGAGATCAGGGTCGGCTCGTGCTTCTGCCTCGGGTCGAGAAGGAACCTCGCCCCGGTCTCTATAACGATCCCGAGCCCGAGTGTATCGAGCCTTCTGGCGAGCCGGGCGGCCTTCCGTCCGAGGTCCCGGGAGAAGGGGTCGAGGTGATGGTGGTCGAGGGTAAGCGCGACCCCGTCGTAGCCAGAGGCGGAGATCAGCTCCAGAGCGTCCTCCAGCCGGTGGTTCGACGCTCCGTTCGTGTTGTACGCGTACCGGAGCCTCACCGCTTCTTCTCCCGCGCGAGCGCGGCGACGTGCCGTCCGGGCTCCCGGTAGAGCGGGTACAGCTCTCCGACGACCTCTTCGGCGGCTGCGTAGTCAAACCAGGCAGGCCCTCCGAACCGCTCCTCCGCCTCTTCCGTGAGAAGAACTCGCCGCGCCTCGGGACGGTCCTTCGGCGCGGGCCCGAGCCCTGCGACCCCGAGGTCGAGGTCGAGGAGGCGCGCAAGGTTCCGCTCCCCGATCCGCCCGTAGGAGAGCGTCTCCACCTCGAGTCCCGGGACGAGCGCCTTCACGGCTCGCGCCCCCTCGGAAGGCGAGACGTCGGCGTACAGGATCTCAAATCCCTCGCCGCCGAGCCGTTTCTGAAGGAGGTCGAGGAGCGCCCCGGGGTCTTCCGGGACGGGCGTTGTCGGGAGGTCTGCAAGGGGAACGGTCCTCTCCACGGAGAGGATCGGCGCTACGAGCCGCCGCAGCTCCTCGCGCGGCTTGGCGAGCCAGTCGAGGGTCGCCTCTAGCGAGCGGCCCTCCTCGCTCCCGAGCGGCTTCTTTCGGAAGCGCTCGACGTAGCCTTCGGGGGAGATCTCCTGTATCGGCGCGAGCGGGCCGTGGTTGAAGGGCTTTCTCGCTCGCGAGGCGCAGAACTCTGCGAGCGCCTTCCGGACCGCCCGGTCCCGGTCGGGATGGCTCGCCTCCCCGCAGGCCGTTACCGTAAACGGATGCTTCTCCCTTGAAGGGTCGCGGTCCTCCCCGACGGCGTAGACGTTCGTTATCCCGAAGTCCGTCGCGGCGAGCTTGACGGTTACGTCTATCTCCTCGGCGTCGAGCCGCGCGAGAAGGTCGAGCGCGCCTTCGTCTTCGAGCCCTTCCAGGTCCACCCCGACTCCCCGATCAAGGGCGCGGAAGGCGAGGCCGTTGCCGTCGCGCTGGAGGATCTCCATCGTCGCGTGCGCTACGGCTCGCTCTACGTCGAGCCCCGCTCCGAGCCCGTTCGTTACCGGCGTGAAGAGCGGCTCGGGGGCGTCTTCCGGGAGGTCGGCGTGGCGCGTCGCGACGAACTCGACCGGGACGAGCACCGTCTCTCCGTCCCCGAGACGTCGCGCCTCGACCCAGTCGAGCGGGAGGTCCGCACTGTAGCGGCTCCCGGCGGGCAGGCAGCCCCGCACGGGGTCGAGAACCGACCCCTCGCCGTAGACGCCGACAAGCTCCCGGTAGCTCGCGCGGGTCCTCTCCATCCTCCCGAGGCGCAGCCAGGCCCCCGCCGACTCGACGCACTCGCCGTAGGCGCTGACCCGGGCCTCCTCGGGGGTGTTCCCGTACCCGACGCCGTTGCAGAACGGTCCCTGAACGCCGCCGACGAACGGCCAGAGCGCCGACGTCCAGACCGGAACGCCCGTGTGATCGAGGGCGGAGATGCCGAACTCCATCACCTCTCCCGCCGGCAACGCCTCCCGGTACGCCCGGGCGACCGCCGCGAGGTCTTCACCCCCGCCGACCTTCCGCCCGGCGCTCACAGCGGCAGCACCCCGACAAAGGGCCGGCCCTCAAGCTGTACGTCGAGTAGCTTCAGGACCTCCTCCCGCCCGACGTTCCGGCACTGCTCGAACGGGGTGAACGTCTGCGTGAACTCAAGCGGGGCGAAGACCTCCCGGTACCTGCGAAGCTCGCCCTTTGTGAGCGGGACGCGCCGCACGAAGGCTTTGTGGGCCGAGATCCCATCCGAGGTCCGACCCGTCGGGTCGGACGCCGCAAGTTCAAGCTTCACCGCGTCCCCGATGAACAGTGTTCTCCGGCCCGGATCGTGCATCACGGCGTGCCCGGGGAAGTGCCCGCCGGTGTGCAAAAGACGCAACCCGCCGGGGAGGTCCAGGCTCTTGTCGAAAGGCCACGTTACCCCGAAGGCCGTCGCCCAGCCGAGGTCGTCCCGGTGCAGCGCGACCTCCGGACGGAAGCGCTCGACGAGTTGCCAGAGCGCCCCGTAGGTGTGCGGATGCGAGGCCGAGACAAAGTCCACGCCGCCCAGGGACTCGATGTGCCGGAGCGCCGCCTCGCTGTAGAACGGGCAGCCCTCGAAGGCGACGTTTCCCTCGGGCGTTGCGACGAGGTATCCGGAGGGGGAGATCCCGACCGCCGGGGCGACCGAGAACCGCCAGACCCCCTCCTCGACCTCCTCCCAGACGCACTCCACTCTCCGGTCCATCACCTCCGGAGCTAGAAACTCGTAGCCTCTCTCCGGCAAGACGTGGCGCGAGTCCTCGCAGACCGGGCAGCGGTCCGGCTCCCGAAACCTCTTCTGCCAGAAGCCGCAGTTCGCGCACAGGTACGCCCCGAGGTCCGCCTCACCCGGCCACTCGTCCGGGATGCGCGAGCCGTGCGGCGTCTCGCGCAGCCTCGACTCCCCGGAAGAACCTGTACCTATGTAGCGCTTCTCCGACACACGCCTCACCTCCGGCTCCGTCTCTCCCTGGCGATTCGCCAGCTCTACAAGCTCCATCGTGTGCAGGTCGTCTTCCGGGGTGTAGGGGAAACTCCGGCCGCCCCGCAGGTGCTCCGAGAAGGCCTCTATCCCGTTCAGGAAGGGCGAGCGTTCGGAGCCGGGCACGTCGAGAGCGCGGCGTTCGCCGCTTGCGGCGGAGATCACCTCCAGCCTCCCTCCGGGGGTCTGGCCCATCGTGTCGGTCGCGACGGCCATCGCCCGGGTTCCGACGACCTCCAGCTCCCGTCGCGGGAAGGACTCCGGGGTGTTGTAGGCTACGTGCTGCTCGAGGAGCGCACCCCCGGCGAACCTCCCGATGAGCACCGCGCCGTCCTCGACCGGGTAGTCGAAGACGCGTCTTTGAAAGAGGGCGCGCACCTCTACGAGCCTCTCCCCGAGAAGGCTCTGCGCAAGGTCGAGGCCGTGCGGCGCGAGGTCCATGAACGCCCCGCCTCCGGCTCGCGCCGGGTCGATGCGCCAGTTCTCCCGTCTCTCTCCGGTCCCGCCGTCCGGGCTCCAGTCCGGGGGGAGCCAGCAGGCGTAACGGATGCGGACGGCCGTTACCGTCCCGAGCGCGCCGGAGCGGACAAGCTCCCGGAGCTTTGCATGAGCGGCGTGGAAGCGCTGGTCGAAGGCGGTCGCGTAGACGACCCCGGCGCGCCGGCAGGCGGCGACCATCTCCCGCGCTTCGTCGAGCGTCGGGGCCATCGGCTTCTCGCACAGGACGTGCTTGCCGGCCTCGGCACAGACCCGGACGAGCGGCAGGTGCAGGTGGTTCGGGGTCGCGATGTAGACCGCTTCGAGCCCCGGCGCGTGCAGGAACGTCGCGAGGTCTGTGTGCGGCCGGGCCTCAGGCAGCGTCTCCCCAACGGCGCGCAACGAGTCGGCAGACGGGTCGAGAAGGGCGAGGGCCCGGGCGTTCCGCGCCTCACCGAGAGCCGGAGCTACAAAGTCCCGCACAACCCAGCCGCAGCCTGCGATTCCCCACCCTACCGGCCTGCCGGACGGCTCGCCGACCGCGGATACGAACCTGACCTCCGCGTCTACCACCAGCTCTCCTCGGCGTCGATCAGGACCCGCCGCAGCGCGAGTTCGTCCACCTCCTGAGAGGCTCCGACGCCCTCCCGGCAAGCAAGGTCGAGAACGGAGCGCTCCACTTCGAGGCTCTCCGGCAGGTACTCCGAGCGCGGCGCGTACTCCTCCCGGTAGCGTTCCGAGGGCCACGCAAGGTTTAGCCGGACAGGATCCTTTCCGGCAGCGTTGTAGAGCGGGTTCGGGGTGAGCACCGTCCCGGCGGGCGGCAGTCGCAGGCTCGTACCGCCCGGACCACGCCGCCGGGCGACGAGGCCGATCGCCTCGGAGTCGGCCAGTTCCTCCGGCGTTCTCGGGACCGGCGGCTCGTCCCCGAGCAGAGCCCGGGTCAGCTCGACGTCGTCGTAGAGCAGCGGCTCACTCCTCCCGAAGAGCGCGGCGTAACCCTCGACCGTGAGCGGAGCACCGGAGGAGAGGTTCTCCGCCGCGGCATTGTGCGTATGTGCTATTACAACTGCATCTCCGGCATCGAGCATCCGGGAGACGACGTGCGGCTTGTCCTTAAGGAAGTAGAGCGCGTCGTTGCAGAAGGCCAGGTCGAAGCCGGGCGCGTCCGGCGAGAGAGGCCAGGGTCCCGAGGCGTCGAAGCATAGAAAGCGCGTCTTTGGGGAGACGTAGCGCCGGGCGAGCCAGACCTTGGCGAAGACGACATCGGCGGCGGTCGTGGCGACCCCGCGCCGGGCGAGATCCCGGCTGTAGTGACCGATCCCGCACGCAAGCTGGAGCGCGGACTCGACGCCGGAGAGGTTGTCTCCGAGCAGCGCGAGCCCGGCGAGGTAGGTCGGGTCGGAGAGGCGAAGGGCAAGGTAGTCACCGACCCTCCCGAGGTCGAGAAGCTTCATCGCGCGCCGTAGGGAGTGGCGACCAGAGGCGACCTCGCGCGTCCGTTCGAGGTCGGGCGGCGGGTCGGGAGCCCAGTTGTCCTGGTCCCGGAGAAGCTCGGCGAGCGCGCCGGTGCGGTCCCCGTCGGAGAGTCGCCTCACGGCCCGGTCGCGCAGCTTCGCGCGGCCCGTCCGGAGATACGGTATCCCGTCGATGACGGGCCAGAGCGCCTCACCGTCGGTCAAGAGGTTCGGCGTGGCGAGCGTGAGCGGTCGCCCGGTCTCCGGGCTCCGGAGCTCGCCGTCCCGCCAGGGGACGGACTCCGGCGCGATGTCTCCCGGAGGGTTCACCGGCCGTAACCGTCGTTGGCAGGCGTCAGGTTGGCCCTCGCAAGCACCGACTCGTGGAAGCTCTTTACGGGACCGTCGTGGACGAGGTCCATCTCTTCGAGGGCCTGATCCACGGTGAACGACGCCTCCCGAGCGTAGTGGTGCATCTGGAGTACCCGGTCGAGCACGTCGGCGGCGTGAAAGGCCCGGCCGGTCGGTCCGTCGGCGGTCTCTATCTCCCGGATCTCCCGCTCCGCCGCGCGACGGAGCTCGGCGCCGCCGGAGGCTTCGAGCTCCGTGAGCGCCTCCTCCCTGTAGCGGTCCATCACGGCCCCGAGCTTGTCCCCGAGCATGGCCTCCCCGGTAAAGCCCGAGTCCGGCATCCCGGCGTTGTGCAGGTGGTGGACGAGCCCGGCGAGAAAGACCCGGCCCGGCTCCGCGCCGAACTCCTCAGAGAGCAGGACGGCGTAGACGGCGACGGTCATGCAGTGCTCGGCGTGGTTCTCCGGCGGCTCCAGCACGAGCCGGGGGCGGCCGGGTCGGGTGCAGCCGGCCCGCGGCTGGCGGGCGAGCCGCTGCACGAAGTCCGGCACGGGCAGGGAGCCTTCCGGCTCCTCGGGCTCGGGGACGAGGAACTCCCGGAGCCGGGACCTAAGAGACTCCGGGACGGGCTCCGCGACGGCGTCGAAGCTCCGTCTGAGGACCCGGACGACCTCGTCCTTAGGGAGCCCGGCGCGAAGGAGCGTCCCGACGTCGAGCCCGCCGAGCCGGGCCGCAGCGACGGCGCGAGCGCTCTCGCGCCGGGCGACGCTCTCCACGGCCTCACCCCGGCAGAGCGCCGCCCAGGAGCGGCGGAAGGCCCGCTCCGCCAGGCTTCCCGGCGTGTGAGCAACCCGGACGCGCTTCGCATCCCCGACCTCCGTAAAGAGCGGGACGAGGTCGCCTACGCGGTCCCGGGCGGCGGCGCGCTCCGCTTCGGACGTTCCCCTCAAGAAGCGTCCGGGCTGCCGGAGAGAAGCCATTTGAAGAGACGCTCCTCCTGACGGTGCAACGCGTGCTCCGGAGCGTGGCCGTTCGCGACGGTCGGAGCCTTGAAGAAGAGACCGAACTGCTCCTGCACCCCGCCCTCGCCCCGGCGCTTTGCCAGCTCCGAGAGCCGGACTAGCTCTATGACGAGCGGCGCGGCAAGAACCGAGTCGCTGCAAAGGAAGTTGACCTTCATCTGCATCCGGCGCCCCATGAAGCCCACGAGGTCTATGTTGTCCCAGGCCTCCTTGTCGTCGCCGCGCGGGGGGTAGTAGTGGATGGAGACGATGTGGTCCTTGACCGGGTATCCGAGCATCTCGTCAAGGACCGAGCCCTTCGTCGTTACCTTCGAGGCGAGCGAGTCGGGATCGTCGAGGATCTGTCCGTCGCGGTTCCCGAGGATGTTCGTCGAGAACCAGCCTTCGACCTTCAGCCCCCGCGAGCGGAACGCCGGCGCGAGCACGGTCTTGACCATTGTCTGGCCCGTCTTGCCGTCCTTGCCCGAGACCGGGACGTTCTCCCGTCCGGCGAGCTCTACAAGGGCCGGGACGTCGGCGGCGGCGCTCGGGGTGAAGTTCACGTAGGGGACGCCGGAGCTTATCGCCGCGTAGGCGTAGAGCATCGCCGGGCCTATGGCCGGGTCGCTCTCTTCGACGCCCCGCTCGAAGGCCCCGGCGCTTGCAAGGACCGGAGAGGACGGGTCCACCGCACGCTCGGTAGAGGCGAGGTTGACGAGCACGACCTCGTCGAGCGCGTTCTCCTCCCGGAAGCGGCGGAGGTCGGTCCGGATCATCTCTACCTGCTCGCGGTGCCCGCTCGCGACGGCGACGTTGTCCCCCTTCGCATTGCGGCAGAACTCCCGGTTTCCGGCGGCGGGCCAGGGCACGACCGCGTCGAGTTCGTCCTTTACGGCGAAGATCTGCGCTTTGTCGAGTACGCCGTGGGAGGCTGCGGCCTCGGAGAGGTCCTCGCCGGAGAGGTCCCAGCCGCCGAAGACAAGGTTCTCGTAGGCGACGAGCGAGCCGGTCCCGGGGGCGTCCGCGAGCGGCAGCCCGTCGGTCCCGGCGAGGCCCTTGCGGATCATGGCCACCCCCGCTATCGCGGTCGTCGCCACCGCGCCGCCGACGCCGACTATCGCGACCCCGACCCTGCGGTTCTTCTGCATCTCCGTTGCTCCGGACTCGCCGGTCTGCGGATGCTCTGTCATTCCCTGGGTCTCCTCTTCTCCGGTCTCCCGGAACCGACCATGCCGCCCTCGGACGGTTGCAGGTCCCGCGCGCCGCACGAGGTCGGTTCCTGAGACGCCTGGACTACAGCTGTCAACAGGATATAACGCTCCTCTCCGACGCTGGAGACATTCCAGCTCCCGGGCTCTCGCCGGGCTCTCCGCCTGACGGTATATAGGAACGCCGGAGGGCCGTGCGTGTTCGGTCTTACTGCGTACGCTCTCCCCCGCGGGCGAGGTGTCGGCTATCACTTCCGGGGCCGGTCTTCGGCAAAGATCCGGGCCGAAGACGCTGAGTTTCCAGTGTCTCCGGCCCGGGCTTAGGGTCCGCGGGATTGTGGGCCGATCTACCGGCGGGCGGTTACGGGACCTCGGTAACGACGAAGGTCTCGTAGATCTTGTCGGCCGCCTCGCGGGCTTCTTCGTCGGGGATCGTCACCTGCACGAGCACGGCGTAGGAGCCGTCTTCGGGCCCGGCGACGATGTTGACCTGCTCGGCTTCCGTCCCGCCGCAGTTCGTGTAGGTGTCCTGCTGGCCGACGTAGGTCCCGTCGTCGTACTCGGTGCGGCCCTCGTACTCGCAGTCGGACGAGAAGTCGAGGAAGTCCTCGTCGAGTATCGCGTTCGCCG
It contains:
- a CDS encoding YcaO-like family protein produces the protein MSAGRKVGGGEDLAAVARAYREALPAGEVMEFGISALDHTGVPVWTSALWPFVGGVQGPFCNGVGYGNTPEEARVSAYGECVESAGAWLRLGRMERTRASYRELVGVYGEGSVLDPVRGCLPAGSRYSADLPLDWVEARRLGDGETVLVPVEFVATRHADLPEDAPEPLFTPVTNGLGAGLDVERAVAHATMEILQRDGNGLAFRALDRGVGVDLEGLEDEGALDLLARLDAEEIDVTVKLAATDFGITNVYAVGEDRDPSREKHPFTVTACGEASHPDRDRAVRKALAEFCASRARKPFNHGPLAPIQEISPEGYVERFRKKPLGSEEGRSLEATLDWLAKPREELRRLVAPILSVERTVPLADLPTTPVPEDPGALLDLLQKRLGGEGFEILYADVSPSEGARAVKALVPGLEVETLSYGRIGERNLARLLDLDLGVAGLGPAPKDRPEARRVLLTEEAEERFGGPAWFDYAAAEEVVGELYPLYREPGRHVAALAREKKR
- a CDS encoding sugar phosphate isomerase/epimerase family protein, yielding MRLRYAYNTNGASNHRLEDALELISASGYDGVALTLDHHHLDPFSRDLGRKAARLARRLDTLGLGIVIETGARFLLDPRQKHEPTLISPEAKDRSRRLDFLTRAAEVAAATGAETVSFWSGVPRPGVGRKDARSWLLEGLCRYAEFAAELGVAVSFEPEPGMLVETLDDFADLAREVPELKLALDTGHCLVTGEREPEAAVREFGERIGTVSIEDMRRGVHEHLPFGEGEMDTAGVLGALREVGFRGLVCVELSRESHRAHEAIPTALSYLREKERLLEKEGVA
- a CDS encoding inositol-3-phosphate synthase, yielding MTEHPQTGESGATEMQKNRRVGVAIVGVGGAVATTAIAGVAMIRKGLAGTDGLPLADAPGTGSLVAYENLVFGGWDLSGEDLSEAAASHGVLDKAQIFAVKDELDAVVPWPAAGNREFCRNAKGDNVAVASGHREQVEMIRTDLRRFREENALDEVVLVNLASTERAVDPSSPVLASAGAFERGVEESDPAIGPAMLYAYAAISSGVPYVNFTPSAAADVPALVELAGRENVPVSGKDGKTGQTMVKTVLAPAFRSRGLKVEGWFSTNILGNRDGQILDDPDSLASKVTTKGSVLDEMLGYPVKDHIVSIHYYPPRGDDKEAWDNIDLVGFMGRRMQMKVNFLCSDSVLAAPLVIELVRLSELAKRRGEGGVQEQFGLFFKAPTVANGHAPEHALHRQEERLFKWLLSGSPDAS
- a CDS encoding HD domain-containing protein — encoded protein: MRGTSEAERAAARDRVGDLVPLFTEVGDAKRVRVAHTPGSLAERAFRRSWAALCRGEAVESVARRESARAVAAARLGGLDVGTLLRAGLPKDEVVRVLRRSFDAVAEPVPESLRSRLREFLVPEPEEPEGSLPVPDFVQRLARQPRAGCTRPGRPRLVLEPPENHAEHCMTVAVYAVLLSEEFGAEPGRVFLAGLVHHLHNAGMPDSGFTGEAMLGDKLGAVMDRYREEALTELEASGGAELRRAAEREIREIETADGPTGRAFHAADVLDRVLQMHHYAREASFTVDQALEEMDLVHDGPVKSFHESVLARANLTPANDGYGR
- a CDS encoding Gfo/Idh/MocA family oxidoreductase, translating into MVDAEVRFVSAVGEPSGRPVGWGIAGCGWVVRDFVAPALGEARNARALALLDPSADSLRAVGETLPEARPHTDLATFLHAPGLEAVYIATPNHLHLPLVRVCAEAGKHVLCEKPMAPTLDEAREMVAACRRAGVVYATAFDQRFHAAHAKLRELVRSGALGTVTAVRIRYACWLPPDWSPDGGTGERRENWRIDPARAGGGAFMDLAPHGLDLAQSLLGERLVEVRALFQRRVFDYPVEDGAVLIGRFAGGALLEQHVAYNTPESFPRRELEVVGTRAMAVATDTMGQTPGGRLEVISAASGERRALDVPGSERSPFLNGIEAFSEHLRGGRSFPYTPEDDLHTMELVELANRQGETEPEVRRVSEKRYIGTGSSGESRLRETPHGSRIPDEWPGEADLGAYLCANCGFWQKRFREPDRCPVCEDSRHVLPERGYEFLAPEVMDRRVECVWEEVEEGVWRFSVAPAVGISPSGYLVATPEGNVAFEGCPFYSEAALRHIESLGGVDFVSASHPHTYGALWQLVERFRPEVALHRDDLGWATAFGVTWPFDKSLDLPGGLRLLHTGGHFPGHAVMHDPGRRTLFIGDAVKLELAASDPTGRTSDGISAHKAFVRRVPLTKGELRRYREVFAPLEFTQTFTPFEQCRNVGREEVLKLLDVQLEGRPFVGVLPL
- a CDS encoding class I SAM-dependent methyltransferase: MNPPGDIAPESVPWRDGELRSPETGRPLTLATPNLLTDGEALWPVIDGIPYLRTGRAKLRDRAVRRLSDGDRTGALAELLRDQDNWAPDPPPDLERTREVASGRHSLRRAMKLLDLGRVGDYLALRLSDPTYLAGLALLGDNLSGVESALQLACGIGHYSRDLARRGVATTAADVVFAKVWLARRYVSPKTRFLCFDASGPWPLSPDAPGFDLAFCNDALYFLKDKPHVVSRMLDAGDAVVIAHTHNAAAENLSSGAPLTVEGYAALFGRSEPLLYDDVELTRALLGDEPPVPRTPEELADSEAIGLVARRRGPGGTSLRLPPAGTVLTPNPLYNAAGKDPVRLNLAWPSERYREEYAPRSEYLPESLEVERSVLDLACREGVGASQEVDELALRRVLIDAEESWW